The Saxibacter everestensis genome has a window encoding:
- a CDS encoding FAD-dependent monooxygenase, with the protein MSNPDISTDVLIIGAGPTGLMLANCLRRLDVDAVIVDRKSGPTQESRALGIQARTMEIYDQLGLVDTVLAQAQAAIAISPGYEDHAFGAIPIGDIGAGVSPYPSVYVLEQSRNEQIMVDSLLSLGGSVLWNYELLALDEQADTTDPGSVAPGRRSGTPGAASATFSTPDGRRTVEARYCVGADGGSSQVRSLRNIAFEGITNQHTFYVADGTGVNGLVDKAVNVRMGRTDFLISFPMASGGHDRLIGVVRESDIPGEPEPAARQEPEPAAPHEPEPATPHEPEPAVPRRPKAKASDPAGKDIPEQIARDRLRRIFGVTYRDTSWFSTYRVHHRVAEKFRDGPFFLAGDAGHLHSPVGAQGMNTGLQDAHNLACKLSDVIRNHAPDSYLDRYGAERRPVALRIVASTDRLFGLVTSENQLARLVRRFGPRFIGPLLIRILPRLSGSARLFGYISQTRIHYWMNDDAKAAAGGKRGRIVGRRLPWSGANYTCLQDLSWQVHTYGDVDAASVARLRRNLALDIHCFPDARNNGLEPGQFYLVRPDGFVAAAAPGDLAEAAIRKALPYPTSEP; encoded by the coding sequence GTGAGCAATCCCGATATCAGCACAGACGTGCTCATCATCGGTGCCGGGCCGACCGGGCTGATGCTGGCTAACTGCCTCCGCAGGCTCGATGTGGACGCTGTCATCGTGGACAGAAAATCCGGCCCGACGCAGGAATCCCGAGCCCTCGGCATCCAGGCACGGACGATGGAAATTTATGACCAGCTTGGCCTCGTCGATACCGTCCTGGCCCAGGCGCAGGCTGCCATTGCAATCAGCCCCGGATATGAAGACCATGCCTTCGGCGCGATTCCAATCGGAGACATTGGCGCAGGGGTCAGCCCGTATCCAAGCGTTTATGTGCTCGAACAGAGCCGAAACGAACAGATCATGGTCGACTCGCTGCTCAGCCTTGGCGGTTCGGTGCTGTGGAACTACGAGCTTTTGGCGCTGGATGAGCAGGCAGACACGACCGACCCAGGAAGTGTCGCCCCCGGCAGAAGATCCGGAACGCCTGGCGCAGCCAGCGCTACCTTCTCGACACCGGACGGCAGGAGGACCGTTGAGGCCCGGTACTGCGTGGGCGCTGATGGCGGATCGTCCCAGGTCCGGAGTCTACGGAACATCGCCTTCGAAGGGATCACCAATCAGCACACCTTCTATGTCGCTGACGGGACCGGCGTGAACGGTTTGGTCGACAAAGCGGTCAACGTGCGGATGGGTAGAACCGACTTTCTGATTTCATTTCCGATGGCGTCGGGCGGGCACGACCGCCTGATTGGCGTTGTCCGCGAGTCGGACATCCCCGGCGAACCCGAACCGGCAGCCCGGCAGGAACCGGAACCAGCAGCCCCGCACGAACCCGAACCTGCAACCCCACACGAACCCGAACCAGCAGTCCCGCGCAGGCCAAAGGCGAAAGCGTCAGACCCGGCGGGTAAGGACATTCCCGAGCAGATCGCGCGGGACAGGCTGCGCCGGATCTTCGGCGTGACGTATCGCGACACCAGCTGGTTCTCCACCTATCGGGTGCACCACAGGGTCGCGGAAAAGTTCCGGGACGGCCCGTTCTTCCTGGCCGGAGACGCCGGGCATCTGCATTCCCCGGTCGGAGCGCAAGGCATGAATACTGGACTGCAGGACGCCCACAACCTCGCCTGCAAACTCTCTGACGTGATCCGCAACCATGCGCCGGACAGCTATCTCGACCGTTACGGCGCCGAGCGACGACCCGTCGCACTCCGGATAGTGGCCAGCACAGACCGGCTATTTGGCCTGGTGACTTCGGAGAATCAGCTGGCTCGCCTAGTCCGCAGGTTCGGCCCGCGGTTCATCGGTCCACTGCTGATTCGCATCCTGCCGAGGCTTTCCGGTTCCGCCCGGCTCTTTGGGTATATTTCGCAGACCCGCATTCATTACTGGATGAATGACGATGCGAAGGCCGCCGCCGGTGGAAAACGCGGCCGAATCGTCGGGCGCCGTTTGCCGTGGTCCGGCGCGAACTACACCTGCTTACAGGATCTGTCCTGGCAGGTCCACACCTACGGCGATGTCGATGCCGCCTCCGTTGCACGGCTGCGCAGAAACCTCGCCCTCGACATCCATTGCTTCCCGGACGCACGGAACAACGGACTCGAACCAGGACAGTTCTATCTGGTGCGCCCCGACGGTTTCGTCGCTGCCGCCGCACCTGGCGACCTTGCCGAGGCCGCCATCCGCAA
- a CDS encoding DinB family protein translates to MTTTANIDLGKLLIDQLQWHWDNQLRPRLDGLSDAEYFWRPVPNSWSVHRRGESTAPVQAGSGDFTIDFAFPEPTPAPVTTIAWRLGHLLVGVYGARLATHFGGAPADYMSYDYPGTATEALSRLDEMHSAWIAGVASLDANGLQRPCGEEGFEQEPMAALLQHINREVIHHGAEIALLRDLWANQA, encoded by the coding sequence ATGACGACAACAGCCAATATCGACCTCGGCAAGCTCCTTATCGATCAGTTGCAATGGCATTGGGACAACCAACTCCGGCCGCGCCTGGATGGTCTCAGCGATGCCGAGTATTTCTGGCGGCCAGTGCCGAACAGTTGGAGTGTTCACCGCAGAGGGGAGTCGACTGCGCCGGTTCAGGCCGGATCGGGCGACTTCACCATCGATTTCGCTTTCCCTGAGCCGACGCCCGCCCCGGTGACCACGATCGCCTGGCGCCTCGGTCATTTGCTGGTTGGGGTCTACGGCGCCCGCCTCGCCACTCATTTCGGCGGAGCGCCCGCTGACTATATGAGCTACGACTATCCGGGAACTGCCACCGAGGCGTTGTCTCGTCTCGATGAGATGCACTCCGCGTGGATTGCCGGAGTCGCGTCCCTGGATGCGAATGGCCTGCAGCGGCCGTGCGGTGAGGAGGGATTCGAGCAGGAGCCGATGGCAGCGCTCCTCCAGCACATCAACCGCGAGGTGATTCATCACGGCGCAGAGATTGCCTTGCTGCGGGATCTGTGGGCCAATCAGGCTTGA
- a CDS encoding GNAT family N-acetyltransferase: protein MSFGTRRRRLCWRLLLGPEQGSAVAYSLAAFLELMNGKTMQSTVLLETPTLSTQRLVLQPLGPVHVESAWQSLFDGEAMRLTGTHATFSKEQVLRHLEQVAQSSDRLDWAVIRQADRAYIGEVVLNDLDSSNQSMNFRIALFGEDIHGHGYGTEVTRAVVDYGLEVVRLHRIGLDVYDFNPRARRTYEKSGFIQEGVQRGTLRWDGAWHDSIMMSILATDPRPWRD from the coding sequence ATGTCTTTCGGCACGAGGCGTCGCAGGCTGTGCTGGCGGTTACTCCTGGGGCCTGAGCAGGGCAGTGCCGTCGCTTATTCGCTTGCGGCATTCCTCGAACTGATGAACGGTAAGACCATGCAATCCACTGTTCTGTTGGAGACTCCAACGCTGTCCACCCAACGGCTTGTGCTTCAACCGCTCGGGCCAGTCCATGTTGAGTCCGCATGGCAGAGCCTTTTCGATGGAGAGGCGATGCGGCTCACCGGAACGCACGCCACGTTTAGTAAAGAACAGGTGCTGCGCCATCTGGAACAGGTCGCGCAGAGTAGCGACCGCCTCGATTGGGCAGTCATTCGGCAAGCCGACCGGGCCTACATCGGCGAAGTGGTACTGAACGACCTCGATTCTTCCAACCAGTCGATGAACTTCCGGATTGCGCTATTCGGCGAGGATATCCATGGTCACGGGTATGGCACGGAGGTGACCCGGGCCGTGGTCGATTATGGACTGGAAGTCGTCCGCTTGCACCGGATCGGGCTGGATGTGTACGACTTCAACCCACGGGCGCGACGGACGTATGAGAAATCAGGCTTCATCCAGGAGGGAGTGCAGCGCGGGACGCTGCGCTGGGATGGCGCCTGGCACGACTCGATCATGATGTCGATTCTCGCCACCGATCCGAGGCCGTGGCGGGATTGA
- a CDS encoding IlvD/Edd family dehydratase yields MSGKDEPVSARRSRAWLGDGGKNGFIARHHLRQMGMAGRQFDGRPVIGIANTWSELTPCNAHLRSLAEAVRRGIQQAGGMALEFPVLSLGEPFMRPSTMLYRNMMAMELEELIRANPMDAVVVLTGCDKTTPAGLMGIASVDLPAIMLTGGPMLNGRFRGKAVGSGTDIWRMSEGLRAGEVSQSEFTEFESCLNRSAGHCMTMGTASTMASIAEVLGMQLPGAAALPAVDSRRVALAEDTGARAVELADEGLRPSQIMTREAFENALVANAAIGGSTNAVLHLLAIAGRCGVPLTLDDVDAIGREIPLLVDLMPSGKFLMEEFAYAGGVPGLVQRLGDRLHGDAITVTGSSIREAGRNARIDDDEVIRAWDNPVQPAGSGTAVVRGNLAPNGAVLKISAAEPRLLRHEGPALVFDSIEDYQAVCEDDLLDVTEDTVLVVRNCGPRGYPGMPEVGNLPLPRKLLKQGIRDMLRISDARMSGTAYGACILHVAPESAVGGPLALVRTGDVIALDVDERSLEMRVSDEVLAQRRAEWVAPAPPSDRGWTRLYAEHVQQADTGADFDFLLGSSGSLPGRAAF; encoded by the coding sequence ATGAGCGGGAAAGACGAGCCGGTGTCGGCACGACGTAGCAGAGCATGGCTCGGCGACGGGGGAAAGAACGGGTTCATTGCCCGTCACCACCTGCGACAGATGGGGATGGCAGGCCGACAATTCGACGGCCGTCCCGTGATCGGGATTGCGAATACCTGGTCCGAGCTCACTCCCTGCAATGCTCACCTGCGGAGCTTGGCTGAGGCAGTACGTCGCGGAATCCAGCAGGCAGGCGGCATGGCACTTGAGTTTCCCGTGCTCTCACTGGGGGAGCCGTTTATGCGGCCGTCAACCATGCTGTACCGCAATATGATGGCGATGGAACTCGAAGAACTCATTCGAGCTAATCCAATGGACGCCGTCGTGGTCCTCACAGGATGCGACAAGACGACCCCGGCAGGCTTGATGGGCATTGCCAGCGTGGATCTGCCGGCCATCATGTTGACCGGCGGTCCGATGCTCAATGGGAGGTTTCGCGGCAAGGCGGTTGGATCTGGCACCGACATCTGGCGAATGAGCGAGGGACTCCGTGCCGGAGAAGTCAGCCAGAGTGAGTTCACCGAGTTTGAGTCGTGTTTGAACCGGTCGGCTGGCCACTGCATGACGATGGGAACAGCGTCCACGATGGCCAGTATCGCCGAGGTCCTTGGCATGCAGCTGCCTGGTGCGGCAGCGCTGCCCGCGGTCGACTCAAGGCGGGTGGCCTTGGCAGAGGATACCGGTGCGCGCGCGGTTGAATTGGCCGATGAAGGCCTGCGTCCATCACAAATCATGACCCGGGAGGCTTTTGAAAATGCGCTCGTCGCCAACGCTGCTATCGGTGGGTCGACGAACGCCGTCCTGCACCTGCTTGCCATAGCCGGCCGGTGCGGAGTGCCCCTGACGCTGGACGATGTGGACGCGATTGGGCGCGAAATCCCCCTCCTGGTAGACCTGATGCCCAGCGGCAAGTTCCTGATGGAGGAGTTCGCCTACGCGGGCGGCGTCCCCGGGCTGGTGCAACGGCTAGGGGACCGATTGCACGGCGACGCGATCACCGTCACCGGCAGCTCCATTCGGGAGGCTGGCCGGAACGCCAGGATCGACGACGACGAAGTGATCAGGGCGTGGGATAACCCGGTCCAGCCAGCCGGTTCCGGGACCGCAGTGGTGCGCGGCAACCTCGCACCGAACGGCGCGGTGCTGAAAATTAGTGCCGCAGAGCCTCGACTGCTTCGCCATGAAGGACCCGCTCTTGTCTTCGATTCGATAGAGGACTATCAGGCCGTCTGCGAGGACGATCTACTGGACGTCACCGAGGACACGGTCCTGGTCGTTCGCAACTGCGGGCCAAGGGGCTACCCGGGGATGCCAGAAGTTGGCAATCTGCCCCTTCCCAGGAAGCTGCTGAAGCAGGGCATCCGGGACATGCTTCGAATTTCGGATGCAAGGATGAGCGGCACAGCGTATGGAGCGTGCATTTTGCACGTCGCACCGGAATCTGCAGTCGGGGGACCGTTAGCGCTAGTGCGAACCGGCGACGTTATTGCCCTCGATGTTGACGAACGCTCGCTGGAAATGCGGGTAAGTGATGAGGTTCTGGCCCAGCGCCGAGCTGAATGGGTGGCTCCCGCGCCCCCATCCGACCGTGGCTGGACCAGACTCTATGCCGAACATGTCCAGCAAGCCGATACGGGCGCAGATTTTGATTTTCTGTTGGGATCGAGCGGTTCCTTGCCAGGTCGGGCAGCATTCTGA
- a CDS encoding dihydrodipicolinate synthase family protein translates to MVQGVCPVLETPFSADGSIDESSFIRLVDHMVRSGVQSVMFPGFASEFHKLTDEERLHLTRILLQRTAGVPGFTTVISIPDHATAIAVDRAREAVAGGAGAINVLPPHFLGPSRPAVHAHLRSVIAAVAPIPVIVQFAPAQTGTALDAKALSALAEEAPNLVQVKVESTPPGTLISALASSDPSLGSLVGYAGVQLPDALRRGADGVQPGCSFVELYLDIWRLWHDGQHLKAEELHRRLLPYVSYWMQSVELIIAAEKEISVRRGMIDSAFCRGPGHGLDAFELAMISDFMNEFGDRLRDGVNTSFGNR, encoded by the coding sequence GTGGTGCAGGGCGTATGCCCGGTTCTCGAGACGCCGTTTTCGGCGGACGGATCAATCGATGAAAGTAGTTTCATCCGACTGGTTGACCATATGGTGAGGAGCGGGGTTCAGAGCGTCATGTTTCCCGGGTTCGCTTCGGAATTCCACAAACTGACGGACGAGGAGCGACTGCACCTCACCCGCATCCTGCTCCAACGTACGGCCGGCGTACCAGGGTTTACGACCGTGATTTCGATACCGGACCATGCAACCGCCATTGCCGTCGATCGGGCCCGAGAGGCAGTAGCGGGTGGGGCAGGGGCAATCAACGTGCTTCCGCCACACTTTCTGGGACCTTCGCGCCCGGCCGTGCACGCGCACCTGAGGAGTGTTATCGCGGCAGTGGCGCCGATTCCAGTCATCGTGCAGTTTGCTCCGGCGCAAACAGGAACGGCGCTGGATGCGAAGGCGCTTTCGGCGTTGGCAGAAGAGGCGCCGAACCTCGTCCAGGTGAAGGTGGAATCTACCCCACCCGGGACCCTTATCAGCGCGCTTGCAAGCTCTGATCCATCCCTGGGTTCTCTTGTCGGCTACGCAGGCGTGCAACTTCCGGACGCGCTGCGAAGGGGAGCGGACGGCGTGCAGCCGGGCTGCTCCTTTGTGGAGCTCTATCTGGATATCTGGCGGCTCTGGCATGATGGCCAACATTTGAAGGCCGAGGAGCTACATCGGAGATTGCTCCCTTATGTGTCCTATTGGATGCAGAGTGTTGAACTCATTATTGCTGCGGAAAAGGAAATATCAGTCCGGCGCGGCATGATCGACTCCGCCTTTTGCCGAGGGCCTGGGCATGGTCTGGATGCTTTCGAGCTAGCTATGATTAGCGATTTCATGAATGAGTTCGGAGATCGCCTGCGTGACGGTGTCAACACATCTTTCGGAAACAGATAG
- a CDS encoding FadR/GntR family transcriptional regulator — MVRLIRITARGLHGQLLESVGQAIAIGELSEDQQISPETMAEEANVSRTVVREVLKVLEGKGMVGARPRTGTRVRAADEWDLLDPDVIRWRAAGPDKAKQLDDLMKIRSAVEPLAARGACENATASNMTALNQALDAMQAASANDDPDAFTAADVRFHRELIRSGGNLILAQLAAPIEAVLRVRRELGLTPDRITDEALDNHRAIVRAISDRDEAAAEIASRKIVDVAGAEIWARLESDEKVPRAQA; from the coding sequence GTGGTCAGATTGATTCGCATTACGGCGCGAGGTTTGCACGGGCAGCTACTAGAGTCCGTCGGACAGGCGATCGCCATCGGTGAACTCAGCGAAGACCAGCAAATTAGCCCCGAGACTATGGCTGAAGAGGCGAACGTATCCAGGACGGTTGTTCGGGAAGTGTTGAAGGTCCTCGAAGGCAAGGGCATGGTCGGCGCCAGGCCGCGCACGGGCACCCGGGTCCGGGCAGCGGATGAATGGGATTTGCTCGATCCGGACGTTATCAGGTGGCGGGCAGCGGGGCCGGACAAGGCAAAGCAGCTTGATGACCTGATGAAGATCCGAAGCGCGGTCGAGCCTCTGGCTGCGCGAGGTGCGTGCGAAAATGCAACGGCATCCAATATGACGGCGCTTAACCAGGCCTTGGATGCGATGCAGGCCGCTTCGGCCAACGACGATCCAGACGCCTTCACCGCAGCCGACGTACGGTTCCACCGTGAGTTGATCCGGTCCGGCGGTAACCTTATCCTTGCCCAGCTTGCCGCGCCCATAGAGGCGGTGCTGCGGGTTCGCCGCGAACTCGGCCTGACCCCCGATCGGATCACGGACGAGGCCCTCGACAATCATCGGGCTATCGTCCGAGCTATCTCCGATCGGGACGAGGCGGCTGCCGAGATCGCCTCTCGCAAAATTGTGGATGTCGCAGGCGCCGAAATTTGGGCTCGTCTGGAATCGGATGAGAAGGTGCCGCGGGCGCAAGCTTAA
- a CDS encoding MFS transporter, which produces MPNKTPTGQASPSLLERDTMKRVSRRLMPLIIVCYLIAYIDRSNVSIAALTMNADIGLTTAAYGVGAGLFFVTYIIFEIPSNLALHRFGARVWIARIMITWGIIAGCMSLVTGPASFNTVRLLLGAAEAGFTPGIIFYLAQWFPNRHRGRAMSRFYVGAAMATVIGAPLSGLILQTTDGLLGLAGWKWMFIVEAIPAVVLGFVVLKYFTDKPKDAHWLPTENRKWLSATLAAEQAAADSLRKFTIRGALSNPGVLLLAGFFFLYSFNSIGLTLWMPQVIQGTFGNPDTLTTTLLTAIPYVCAVILMVAVGHSVDKRGRRHLHMAVPMALASLMLIGSVMAGPTILGFTLLSLSTGLAWSAVPAMWGTATAFMTGIAAAAGVALINSTANVAGVAVPPMIGAVKEATGSFQVPLVIIAVAMMLAAGVALWSKRFTGEGRLSRDVETVE; this is translated from the coding sequence ATGCCCAACAAGACACCTACCGGACAAGCCTCCCCGAGTCTGCTGGAACGGGACACGATGAAACGGGTGAGCCGGCGATTGATGCCGCTCATCATCGTTTGCTACCTGATCGCCTATATCGACCGATCAAATGTGTCGATCGCTGCGTTGACGATGAACGCGGACATCGGGTTGACCACGGCAGCGTACGGTGTGGGCGCTGGTCTGTTCTTCGTGACCTACATCATTTTTGAGATACCGAGCAACCTTGCTCTACACCGGTTCGGTGCAAGGGTATGGATCGCCCGAATCATGATCACCTGGGGCATCATTGCCGGATGCATGTCGCTGGTTACCGGGCCGGCATCATTCAACACGGTCCGCCTGCTCCTCGGCGCTGCAGAAGCCGGATTCACCCCAGGCATCATTTTCTACCTCGCCCAATGGTTCCCCAACCGCCACCGCGGTCGCGCCATGAGTCGGTTCTATGTCGGGGCGGCCATGGCCACCGTCATCGGAGCACCGCTCTCGGGACTCATTCTGCAGACCACCGACGGCCTGCTGGGCCTCGCAGGGTGGAAATGGATGTTCATCGTAGAAGCAATCCCTGCCGTTGTCCTCGGCTTCGTCGTGCTTAAGTACTTCACGGATAAGCCCAAGGACGCGCACTGGCTCCCGACCGAGAACCGCAAATGGCTCTCCGCCACACTGGCGGCCGAACAGGCAGCTGCAGATTCGCTCCGGAAGTTCACTATCCGCGGCGCGCTGTCCAACCCCGGAGTTCTGCTGCTGGCCGGCTTCTTCTTCCTGTATTCCTTCAATAGCATCGGCTTGACCTTATGGATGCCCCAGGTAATCCAGGGCACCTTCGGGAACCCGGACACATTGACGACGACGCTACTTACGGCGATCCCGTACGTTTGCGCCGTCATCCTGATGGTTGCGGTCGGGCATAGTGTCGACAAACGAGGCCGCAGGCATCTCCATATGGCCGTGCCGATGGCACTCGCAAGCTTGATGCTTATCGGAAGCGTTATGGCGGGGCCGACCATCCTGGGCTTTACTCTGCTGTCGCTATCCACCGGTCTCGCCTGGTCGGCGGTACCTGCGATGTGGGGCACTGCTACGGCCTTTATGACCGGAATCGCGGCAGCTGCCGGCGTCGCATTAATCAACTCCACCGCAAACGTTGCCGGCGTGGCAGTGCCACCGATGATCGGCGCAGTCAAAGAAGCAACGGGATCATTCCAGGTGCCGCTGGTCATTATCGCAGTGGCAATGATGCTGGCAGCAGGAGTCGCCCTGTGGTCTAAACGATTCACAGGTGAAGGCCGGCTATCCCGGGATGTGGAGACGGTGGAGTGA
- a CDS encoding NAD(P)-dependent oxidoreductase — translation MRDAKELRVFVGPEQVPVLEEAVLAGGAALSGLREADAIIYYGDDDPETLRQMMHDGVQWVQLPHAGIEPWTGAGLVREAPVFTCAAGMYGEAVAEHALALMLAAARGLATHAMASEWRSAVSHSFAGSTVAIIGAGGIGAALARIMAPFSIQVNVVSDRPVDFPVVRRVPRTEYRSILHDADYLVLAAPATPETAKMISTQELHLMKKDSWLINVARGELVDTGALVDALTKGDIGGAALDVTDPEPLPQGHPLWELPNVLITPHCANTRESYWRGLAERTRNNVRHIVTTGGFVGLEGRVVPSRGY, via the coding sequence ATGCGTGACGCAAAAGAACTTCGGGTGTTCGTAGGCCCGGAACAGGTGCCCGTCCTTGAAGAGGCTGTGCTTGCAGGGGGAGCCGCGCTGAGCGGACTGCGGGAGGCGGACGCCATCATTTACTACGGCGACGACGACCCCGAGACTTTGCGCCAGATGATGCACGACGGAGTTCAGTGGGTCCAGTTGCCGCATGCCGGAATTGAACCGTGGACGGGAGCTGGACTTGTCAGGGAAGCCCCCGTCTTTACTTGCGCGGCCGGGATGTATGGCGAGGCGGTGGCTGAGCATGCGCTCGCGCTGATGCTTGCGGCCGCTCGGGGACTGGCCACGCATGCCATGGCGTCCGAGTGGCGAAGTGCGGTCTCCCACTCCTTTGCCGGCAGCACCGTGGCGATCATCGGCGCGGGCGGCATTGGCGCCGCGCTGGCCAGAATCATGGCGCCATTCAGTATCCAGGTGAATGTGGTGTCGGACCGTCCGGTCGATTTTCCGGTCGTGCGGCGAGTTCCGCGCACTGAGTACCGGAGCATTCTGCATGATGCCGACTATCTAGTCCTGGCGGCCCCGGCGACGCCGGAAACCGCGAAAATGATATCCACCCAGGAACTTCACCTGATGAAGAAGGATAGCTGGCTCATCAACGTGGCTCGCGGAGAGTTGGTTGATACCGGCGCGTTGGTCGACGCGCTGACCAAGGGGGATATCGGAGGCGCAGCGCTCGACGTCACCGATCCGGAACCGCTCCCGCAAGGGCATCCCCTGTGGGAACTGCCAAACGTACTCATTACCCCGCATTGCGCGAACACGCGCGAATCGTACTGGCGGGGGCTGGCCGAGCGGACCCGCAACAACGTCAGGCACATTGTCACTACCGGGGGGTTCGTCGGCCTTGAAGGACGCGTGGTGCCGAGTCGCGGGTACTGA
- a CDS encoding ABC transporter substrate-binding protein — MSIPASFSRRSALKLGVATGSVFAVSSLLAACSDPSEGGGSAANTDSWTKANMDWKQQAGATLVFGASTHQWITALQPHLPTFESLTGIKVRLDVAGEEQFNTKLPVDLNSGSPTPDIFMVPSYGQAVGAKWLEPLDDFLSNTKLTDEKWFDDTEIFQSARDFVTWKDGTRYGMPITAEVQTTIYRSDLLKSAPKTFDELETVVARLKSEGKVDAGIALRGKPTAGAIAWPAAGYVFSYGGYLIDPDGKAALDSPETVAAVQRYADVLKAGGPAGVSSWDWLEINTAMQQGRAGMMQDSTNAIPDLRNPDKSTIADKFAVGAFPSQDGRSSPNLWHWIVGLNSKGKNKDAAWLFLQWATSKPTSILLSTNGATPPRTSAWENPSFAEGFGKEAAETVLGQLKAVDSKPMVAAWMHPKWPQVGDAFARAANTAVTSGTSAKDALADAQKAAAQALG; from the coding sequence ATGTCGATTCCTGCAAGTTTCTCGCGCAGATCCGCTCTTAAGCTCGGGGTTGCGACCGGATCTGTTTTCGCAGTTAGTTCATTGCTCGCGGCGTGTTCAGATCCTTCCGAGGGTGGAGGTTCCGCCGCAAATACCGATTCCTGGACCAAAGCCAACATGGACTGGAAGCAGCAAGCTGGTGCAACCCTGGTGTTCGGCGCCTCCACGCATCAATGGATCACAGCGCTCCAGCCGCATCTGCCCACTTTTGAGTCTTTGACCGGAATCAAAGTACGGCTTGACGTGGCGGGCGAGGAACAGTTCAACACGAAGCTTCCTGTCGATCTCAACTCCGGCAGTCCGACACCGGATATCTTCATGGTTCCTTCCTACGGGCAGGCTGTCGGCGCGAAGTGGCTGGAGCCACTCGACGACTTCCTCTCCAACACGAAGCTGACTGACGAGAAGTGGTTCGACGACACTGAGATCTTCCAGTCTGCGCGTGACTTCGTGACCTGGAAGGACGGGACGCGGTACGGCATGCCGATAACCGCGGAGGTTCAGACGACCATTTACCGCAGCGACTTGCTCAAGTCGGCTCCGAAAACGTTCGACGAATTGGAGACTGTGGTTGCGAGGCTCAAGTCGGAAGGAAAGGTGGACGCGGGGATAGCGCTGCGGGGCAAACCCACGGCCGGTGCCATAGCTTGGCCCGCCGCCGGTTATGTCTTCTCCTATGGCGGTTACCTGATCGACCCGGACGGCAAAGCCGCGCTGGATAGCCCGGAGACTGTCGCGGCCGTGCAGCGCTACGCCGATGTGCTCAAAGCCGGCGGCCCAGCCGGAGTCTCCAGCTGGGACTGGCTTGAGATCAACACCGCGATGCAGCAAGGCCGCGCGGGAATGATGCAGGACTCGACGAATGCGATTCCTGATCTTCGCAATCCGGACAAGTCGACGATCGCCGACAAGTTCGCAGTCGGCGCCTTTCCTTCGCAGGACGGTCGTAGCAGCCCAAACCTGTGGCACTGGATTGTCGGGCTTAACTCAAAGGGGAAGAACAAGGACGCCGCGTGGCTGTTCCTTCAATGGGCAACCAGCAAGCCGACATCGATCCTGCTTTCCACGAATGGCGCGACACCTCCGCGAACGAGCGCCTGGGAGAATCCCTCATTTGCCGAAGGTTTCGGAAAGGAAGCGGCCGAAACCGTCCTCGGGCAATTGAAGGCGGTGGACTCGAAGCCTATGGTTGCAGCCTGGATGCACCCGAAATGGCCACAGGTTGGTGATGCGTTCGCACGCGCCGCGAATACAGCGGTGACGTCCGGCACATCTGCCAAGGACGCTCTTGCGGACGCCCAAAAGGCCGCTGCGCAGGCGCTGGGGTAG